The Tachysurus vachellii isolate PV-2020 chromosome 21, HZAU_Pvac_v1, whole genome shotgun sequence region agtctttatatttattcactgtaaatatgtttacatatatacttatatattacatgctgtacatatgtttacacacacacacacacacacacacacatatatatatatatatatatatatatatatatatatatatatatatattacatgctgtacgtttgtttacatacatacatacacacacacacaatatatatatatatatatatatatatatatatatatatatatatatatatatatatatatatatatatatatatatatatatatatatatttttttttttttttataaaattcttTTCCACAACACTGCACTTGTTCGACACActcaacataaacataaacagtcataatacacacatgtcAAGAAACATTCAGAATAACACTCAGCGATGTCTGTTGTTAAGGTACTTAATGACTGAGGGAATCAGGCTTCTTCCAAAGCGGGCCCTCCTACACCTCAGAGCCCTGTACCTGCGCCCTGAGGGCAGTGGTGCTAGATATTCATTTAGTGGATGTGTGGAATCCCGTTCTATTGAAATGGCAAAGCGTCCGATAGCTGTGTTATTGAGTTCTATAAGGTTGGGTGTTGGAAGACCTATAACTTTTGCAGCAATATTGGACAcctttattacatgtttattgtttattacattCCGTACATATGCTACatttttatctgcacttgtctatttgcacaattgctacaCTTTGCaattctggtagatgccaaactgcattttgttgatGTGCAACTATGCAATGACAACATAGTTGTATCTATTTATAAAGTTGTATCTAAAAGCTCCTAAGTTCACCACAGGCCCAACacctaattccttcctgccgtaAAAGCCTAATTTGTACAATTCACTTCAAAATGCCATTAGACTTGTATAGGAGATGAAATGAACATGATAAGctcttaaacatttttttcagtaattgtatgtaaataaaaaaatagtgctTGCATTTTACTACAGTTTTGAACCTTGAAATGGTGTGAAATGGTGTGAAATGACGTGAAATGGTGAGCTAAAGGTAAAGGTAAAAGTCAATTTTAAACTAATTGAACCCAGCCGCACTTGTGAAAGTTGAATTTTAGTACAGTTTGATGATTTCCTTTCGTACAGCCACCTGATTTCACTCACCAATAAATTCTCCACATGCTGCTGTGTAGAGTTTTAACCCCTCTTCGACTTTTCTCGAACTGGTGGTGAAGGTGTACAAGAGCATATTTGCTGGGTCTGAGGCAGTAACTAGCAAGTGATATATCTGTCACTGACAATGGGGTTGCTCTGTCTTTATCCCATGGGAATGCTGTTGGTGAAACATTGTACTTGTGACCTCTGCATGTCAATGTCAAGACCCACAGTAAATTTTAATGTTTGTCAGTAACGAGGGACATGACCTCTGCCGTTGTTGGACTTTCAGTTAATTTGACCTAAGCCTTAAACTAGGATAAACTCTTGTCTAGAATGGTAGGACCACCCCTGGAGGTTGTGTAGTTCAGCTTAACAAATGACAACAAATTACAGCAGTATACTATGTGTACAAACAGGATACAGTCTAAAACAATCCGAGTTTATTAAACAGAAAATCGTTTTCCAACTAAATCCAAATAGCTGTTTCTAAATGGGCAGAaacatcaaataataataatttggtaAATAACTACAAACAATTCAAACTATCAAACTTTTAATCATGTTCGTGCTCGATATttgcagtgaaataaaaaaaaaccaacagttTTAATAATCCCTCATGTTCCAGATTGCTCCTCATGTTTCTAACCCACAAATTACACATGGATTACACTTATTAATCAGATCTTACCAGCTCTCGTCTCAGCCAGGCCAAAGCACTCTCTATGTCCGGACGCCCAGACCGATCGCAGCTCACTCTCTCGTCCCTGCGTATCTGCTCTGTCAGTTGCTGCTCTCTGAAGATCTCGGCTGCTTTGTAGTCATCAAAGCTTGCTTCTTTACATGAGAAATCTCTCAGTCTGGTCAGGACTACTTCCATTCTATCAGAATTACTTCTTCAAAATCACTGTCACTCTTACTGACTATTGCTCTATTACCTAAAGTACTTTCTCAGCTTTGTCTTTTTACTCTAGCTAACAGAACAGAACTCTTGTTGGTGGCGAGCTAATTATATGGATGAGCCCCTTCCACTTCCCTTTCCTTGTCTCCAAATTATTAGAAGCTAACAGCAACGAGTTAGCTGTGTGTCAGCGTGACGAAGAAAGAGGGACGTCACCTCTATCGATTGTAGGACCCAGTGACGTTCTTGTTTACTTATGTAGCATGTCTTACACACATGTATGGTTGCTGGTTGTGGGTAGGGTGTTGTCATGGTTATCTGAGCAGTCGTCAGGGCTCTTGGGTGGTCTGTGGAATGTCCTCGGAGTCCTAAGACATAAAAAGGAACTAGGATGGAGCGGACAAAAACTTCACACAAATGAACACTGAAAAGATTGGAATTTGTACCAGAAGTTAATACTGTGCTTTCTGTTGATATCAAGACTGATTTTATTGGTGAAAACTGCTAATATTCTGCAGTGTTGTGATATTGCTTCATGTAATCTGTAAGACCGGCCGCATGGCTGCATTATAGCAGGTCCTGTCTTTGATTCTCctagccacacacacaaatgagcaatacatttaaacacaggACAAAAATAGTCATGACACAATTACAGCTCTATTACTAAACCCTTTCGATCAACCCAACAAAGGGCTTGCAGCATATCTGACGCCACAGAACAGCAGCCGGCCTGACGGAGCGGTGATTTAGGAGTCTCCGCTTCTGAACTGTGGAACAATGAAACCAATACATCAGTAATAACACTTCGTtacaacacacagtgcaacCTACACTACGATATATGGTCAAAGgcttgtggacacctgatcaaaACACTCATATATCACTACACCACTAGGACCTTGATGTCTCACTAATTCTTCACGGTCTGTAATCACGTTACAGTTCTCATTCTGTTACATCTTTTTCtactaattataattatttataactgtACATTCAGTGCTTACCCTATTTCAgctatgtttttgtattttatctgtACATACGCTGTATATTTCTTGGTTACTCTTATACAATTTTGTACAATGTACATGCACAacctatataattatatttttacaatACTGTATTATAGACATATTGTACTGTCTATACAACTGGCACATGTTCCTattttgcacatattattcTTATGCACATATGACCTgccataactttatttattgttgttgacATATTAATCTGCAGTTGTGactttgaatttattttattttctttgtactatttgcacttctggtagatgctaaGCAACATTTCATTGCTATGTACCTGtacaatgcaatgacaataaaattctatctatctatctatctatctatctatctatctatctatctatctatctatctatctatctatctatctatctatctgtctgtctgtctctctgactgtctgtctgtctgtctgtctgtctgtctgtctgtctatctatctatctatgtatctatgtgctttttaatctttatttgctcttataataacctccactcttcttcttcactagatgttggagtgtctgtgtggaattgtgttcattcagctacaagagcatcagtgagatcagacactgatggtgtaagagtgaggaggtctggggttcagtcagtgttccagttcgtcccaaaggtgttcagtggggttgagtcagtcATGTGGTGGATATTCAAATCTAAAACCTTATTCAATCTTTAAGAAACACTATCCCTATTTATCTTACAGACATCATTAGACATCAATGACGTAaagcaaaattattttttatgaaagtACATAAAATGAATATCTTTATAAATCCTCATACAGAAAGTAATATATATAGTCATATTTCTGCCCACATGTAGTATTTAATGAATGACTACACATAacgattcattttatttgactttcAGCTGTTTGATTACAGATTTTACACCCAGTGTTAGAACAGTCTCACATAATACTACAGGATTATATTTTCTGACCATTAGAGGCCTCTAGTGGACTCTGAAATCCTTTATCAACAAACATGATCTGTGCCTCAAAACAGATGGCTTCAGCTCATCATCACTaatacattcaattcaattcaaatttatttgtatagtgcttttaacaatgggcattgtctaaaaaagcagctttacagaacataaacataaaacaaaagattcatttaaagttcaagattaatattagacttctatttaaatgtgtttgtatttatccctaatgaacgagcctgaggcgactgtggcgaggaaaaactcccttagatggaagaggaagaaacctttgagaggaaccagagccAAAAGGGAACCtcttcctcatttgggtgacactggaggatgtgattataaatatagagTTCGgttattgtgtattgatgaggaggttgttgtcctcaaagaccacatacTTTTCatctcttagaatgtctgaatacgAGTCCAAATGCAGCTGGTAAatctttagatgcctcaggatcctcacagggttggcatCATTTCAatgaaggtccgaaatcttcatgacacagaatacgcacgcacgcacgcgcacacacacacaaaatacccAGAACACTAACAAAAAGTGTCACTTTTGAATCATTCCTGTCAATTTATGTGCATTATTATTGGCCAAATTAATCCTTCAACTAGCTTGAATAAGAAACCAACCTCAGTGATTAGGCTGAGATTGGTTTCTTATTCGAGCTATTTAATAATGCTCATAATTTGATTTTTTAATACTTATGGTTTTGTCGTACTCCAGAGTTCTCAATCACTGGTTCTTCTGAAGAACATTAATGTTATTGACagcactatacaaatgaatCGGAACTGAATGTTGGCctgtcatttcttcttcttctttgtaaaaaaacaaaatcacatatGAGCCTTATACACTGATCTAACTAGTAATAAAGTGATCACTCAATATATTGCTCAGAAACAAAGACACCGTTTAGAGGAAtgagaaaatataaatgaataaaagtactTCATATTAAGATCAAATAAGAAATATGAATTGAGAACATCAATTTATGACAAATTTTAATACTACAGATTTCATTTGGATGTTTTTTACCTCCATTTGTCAAATTCAAATATCTAATtgtattaaacactgaaatctgtttttttttccacatcacaGCTGCCACTAGAATCATATTAAATGATCCAGTATTAAATGATAAAGTCATGTGACTTGTGTTGCCTTATGGGTTACTTCATATCTTCTTTTACCAACTACACATGTATTCAGTGATTCTGTAAAGGTAATGTGATTGTCAGCTAAATTCTAAAAAACTTTAATTAAGACTAATAGTAATAGCATGATAATGATCATCTACTGAAGATTTTTAAATGCACACATGAATTAAACGACTTGGTAATAATGAAAACTCTTTAATTGACATCTTGGTTAAAGGTTTATAAGAAACTCTGATTCTTATAGATTTAGATGTTTTAATAATCAGCTGATAAACAGAATGTGGGTCATGACTGAGTACTGGAAGGGTCTGGGTTCATACTAATGGATGGTCCAGCACTGCTCCTCTTCCGGTGCctgcttcttttcttcttctctccatctgtcGTTTTGAGCTGCTGTGGCAtttgctgcttcttcttctttttcaaaCAGCTGAGAGGGTTCGGGTTGCTTGATTTTCTCTTGCGTTTTTTGCCCCGCTGCTCCTCACCGTCCTTACTGATGCCCTTCTCAGCTTTTAGGCTCTGGAGACTCTGCTGCTGATGAGGACTCACAAGCTCTCCCAGCTGCACCGCCTCTACATGCTTCAAGGAACATGCTGATGGTTTGTCTAACACCATGGTGTTGAGGACAATGTATATCAGGGGAACACCGGGGATCTCTGACAGAGATGTGGTCAACTCTCTGTCCTGCAAATGGACAAGAGAAAGTTGGGCATTTAGCATTCCATAAATCATCCACGTACATTttcatatgtatttttttttaatcatcatacAATAATCATGTTTTCCagatttatttacctttttttttgaaTGCCTGAGGAAACTGCCTgctgttaatataaatatattttcatccTAAGTTCATTaaccaaaaaaaaggaaatctaTTTAAGTTTTAACATGAAATCTGTTTCGTTTAAGTTATTAGCTGTTCTTGAGTGCAAATTTTTTGCAGCGTTTATGGGATAGACTCCAAATCTACATGACCTTGACCAGGAAAGCTCACTTATTttagctatataaataaatgaatgacaaaTCTGTTTTTCCTGAAATCCTTTTTTGTTAATCATACTATGTTTAcggttctgttttttatgtAATTCCACATCATTTCACACACTGACTTAACAGTAGActtagaaatacatttttaatatgttgGCATTTTGATTACAGAATGCACTTTTCATAAAcaatataattaacattaaattaatattaaaaaacattttgataaACTAGTTCACAAATTATATcagcatttaaataattaaaggcATCTGTGGGGAAAAATATATTGTGTTATGTAAATTACAACCTATTTAATAATCTGTtgcatataaatacattttaaagaaagttTTACTATTTCTAGAGGCTTTCATTTTGTGGGTCACAGAAGGAAACATGATGTTAGCATTCTGAGTGAAATTGCAAAGTACATTACATCTTTGGGGAAGCATGACGTATAATCAAGACATCGAATGTATaggacgtggtagcctagtggttaaggcgttggattactgatcagaagttcaTATTATGTGTAAAGAAAACCGTAACTATATATATTACGTTTAGGTAAAAGACCAACAAattaagtttgaatcccaggtccaccaagttgaatcccaggtccaccactgctgggcccctgagcaaggcccttaacccttagttgtattaattaaaataaaatgtaagtcactctggataagggtgtctgctaaatgacagatTTGTAAATATAACCAAGTAATTGTTTGtgggacgtggtagcctagtgaactactgatcagaaggtcatgggttcgaatcccagttctaccaagttgccactgctggtcccctgagcaaggcgcttaacccttagttgtataaattaaaataaaatgtaagtcactctggataagggtgtctgctctctgggaagtcgtggcctaatggttagagagtctgactcctaaccctaaggttgtgggttcgagtctcgggccggccacgactgaggcccttgagcaaggcaccgagtctgactcctaaccctaaggttgtgggttcgagtctcggtcCGGCCAAGACtgaggcccttgagcaaggcaccgaaccgcCCCAACtactccccgggtgccgcagcataaatggctgcctactgctccgggtgtgtgtgtgtgttcactgctgtgtgtgtgcactttggatggattaaacgcagagaacaaattgggtcaccgtacttagccgtatgtcacgtcacgtcactttcacttaaatGCCAGGAATGTAAATATAGTTTGTAATTACCTGCGTGGCAACAAAGTAGTGATGTGCATTTGTCTGTCCCAGCATCGACAGCAGACACTGAGAGGCAGGAACAGGATCCTTGTGTTTACATCTCCGTACCTGAAACCTCTGCAGGATTAATTTAGCTCCATACAGGTCTTTGGAAAGTGTCTCCAGTTCCTTCATCGCGCATCTGTGGAAAAGGGAGAATTAAAACTGATCCCAGGGGACAGACGATGAAGCAGAATAAAAGCTCATAAACACTTACTTGGTGGTGCAAAGCTGAACCTCTCCCATGAAATATTTAGGCAGTTGTTCTTTGATCTGGATCTTGTTTTTTAAAGCAGCCTGACAGAAAGTACCGTCGATAAGAACTTGAAACGGTTCCCTGAAGCCAAAGTTGTACTTATAGAAACTGATCGCCTTCTTTACATGTTTCTGTCGTTTGATCTTCATCTTAATAACCCTATTTATAACCCTAGCTCATCTAATCAAGGTTATTCTTACACAATAACAAGATCTGAAAGCGACTCACTGAGCGGACAAATCGGCTTTAAAAACACAACTGTGTATTATTTAAAGAACGCGAAAAATCtagtaaaaacatttcaaaatacatCCAGCATGGTACTCGCGGAGTTACAGATAAACCGGACCGTGTGGAAACACGATTCGTTAAATAAACGCTATTACAGTCACGTGTAAAGGacatcataaatatatattacgTTTAAGTAAAAGACAGATTTTATAAATGACACATTGTAAGCAAAAAGGTGAAGAAtgtaatacaatacacacaggaACTAATCAGGGTTGTGCTGTTTCTCTCCGGTTGTAAACACAAC contains the following coding sequences:
- the utp23 gene encoding rRNA-processing protein UTP23 homolog, translated to MKIKRQKHVKKAISFYKYNFGFREPFQVLIDGTFCQAALKNKIQIKEQLPKYFMGEVQLCTTKCAMKELETLSKDLYGAKLILQRFQVRRCKHKDPVPASQCLLSMLGQTNAHHYFVATQDRELTTSLSEIPGVPLIYIVLNTMVLDKPSACSLKHVEAVQLGELVSPHQQQSLQSLKAEKGISKDGEEQRGKKRKRKSSNPNPLSCLKKKKKQQMPQQLKTTDGEKKKRSRHRKRSSAGPSISMNPDPSSTQS